The Panicum virgatum strain AP13 chromosome 3N, P.virgatum_v5, whole genome shotgun sequence genome includes the window AAGCTTTACATGTAAGGAAATTTCTATGTATTGTGCCCAAAATTGGCAATCGTGCCTTTGACCTAGGAGTTCTATGGACTTGAAATGAATTAGAAGCATGTCCATATCTAAATCAATGATGCACATAAGTCTATGCGACGTACTAGATGCATATTATGGCACTATCACTATTACTATAATGTTAAGCCTTGGCATGCATCTTTTTACATTCTACGTTTTTTCTTCAAGGTGACAACCTATCTGCAAGGCATAAATGTTAACTTGATAATTTCATATGCTATTTTTAAacaaatatatataatatatatttcaAATAAACTTACAGTCCACTCAACATAGAAATGAGTGTTAGAGTCTGTTGACAGCTAAAATTGGCatcaagcggtctgaccggtctggtgctGTAGTTGATCCTGCAGGAgaccgactggtctgaccggtgggtccgaCCGGTCTATCCTTTCTAGGAGGAATCCGATTGTAATTAGAGTTCTTAATAGATTTTAAACagaatttcttgcgggataagtcttccccaccctataaatataaagggtcacggccgattgaggatagacaacccaatcgaatctatcaaaaacacatctttttatctttttaccttATTCTCtttaccctagcttttccaacctcgacatgctgttcttctctcgtctccatggcgtttgagaatgccctagctggcctgccgagcctagggcaaccctacgcgtgcttgccccgacggggtccctcccgggcgagcgctCGTCGGATCGTCGTcgttctgcacggcgaccggtctgaccggtccctctgaccggtctggctgcTCCATgcaggaggcgctgcaaggAGCCCCTCCTCGTGTCGCCGTGTCGCGCGATCtagcgcgatcgtgtgttggcctgtaaaaggcgtcaacacaaatttgcgactccgctggggaagagaaTCAGGTTATCATGACCGATTTGTCAAACCCTAGCAATATATCATCACATGAAGAACTACTTCAGGAGTATCGGCGAGAGTGCGATTAGGCGGATGGAAGGTTGCTTCTATCTTGTTATCGTAAAACATAGCAAGGCGTCATCAAGATAAAGGAGTGGAAGCCACCATCTGCGATTGATCTATTAAAAAGAGGTACAATCTTCAGATACGTTATCCGATGCTCTATCTGATCTTGTCTAGTATTTGATTGATCAAGAAGATAGTTCAATTTCAGTTCCTATTATTCAAAAGTCGGTTATTGAAAAGCCGGCTAATAATCCTTGCAAAAATCTGCCTGCTGTTGCTAGTCAAGATACAATTCGGCCGTCTCAAGCCGAAATTGTTGAACCAGAATCCCCTAGCAAGTGCACAGAAACTAATTCTAGTACTCCTACGCTCGGGGGGGGGGCAACAAAATAATGGCAATGGTGTAGGTTGCACTGCAACCAGTCTGACTGGTTctccaaccggtctaaccgcctcTCCAAGGGTTTCGCAAAATAAGTCAAAGCCAAAGATGGTCAAACCCAAGAAACCTgagattggtgtttggaaaacTGTTGAATCCAAAAGCCGTCACAAgcatcaaaaggaaaagccgAGGCCCTTTCTTGGAGATCTTCCATCTAAatccaaaaaacaaaataatgatACTAGTCAGTCAAAACATCCAAAACACTCAGAGATCTACTCCCAGACAACAATTCCATGATCGGAATCGGCAGCCGAATAATTTTCCTAATTCAATGCCATTTTCATCACATAGGTCGTCTATACATATGCCATACGGATCTTATTATAGTATGCCTTGTTTTTATCCGTCATGATATTATAATTCCTGTATGCCGTCTCTTCCTAGATATTTGTATCCAGATTATATTACCTATAAGGAGCCGGTAATTATTAAACCATCACCTGCCATTAATGACCATTTTGATGAAAAAAATTAGTCTATACAGAAAAAGAAATACAAGGTGATCAAGCAAGTTTATCGTGTCAAAAAAGATGGACGATTAaacaaaaattcagatttgacactAGATAAAGAAAAGCCGGTTGTTGAAGAGCAATCGAATAGCTCAATTAGTAAAATTGTCCCCAATGATGATCCTGATTCAAACAATGTTCAAGTTCGGCTGGGGGGCAAGATAAGAGTAACCATATCGGTTCTGacaggaccagtctgaccggttcgtcagaccggtctgaaccTAAGAAATCTGATGGTGCAAAAAATAGGACCAAGCCAACTTTTGAGGAGCTTCTGGATAAATACAAGAAGATATCTAAACAGAAATAAAGCAATCAATTGGAAGGCAAACGAAGAAGGAATTCTTCACCACcaagatcaagaaagcatcaacggTCATCGTGTTGGTCTTCATCATTCATCCCGTCGATGCACGTACCATGGACTGCATATTCAGGTATGtttaatctatgatttggtCATAATCCTTGGCTGCCATATTATGACTATCAGTTTTATGCTTTACCAAGAAGCTATGATGTCACTGCCGGAAATGTgcgactacaaaactactcgattgctcgtttgttgtgcgcttgatcggatatggtctagcacgcaaagactcgaggatttagactggttcagaCCGAATGTGGCCTACGGCCAGtatgggggtggtgttcttgctctcgagcccgggtgctcaaagttcagaggggagcttacaagctggtcaagcagtatcgaacctctaggagtccaaccctttcctacgtggggggctttcccttttatGGTCCAAGGTAGAGCCTCCCTATTTACAAATATCTAACACTGTGTCTTCACTATCGGGGTGCGATTTGTCCTTGTCAGTTGTCGGGGCCCACTCGGTTGGTCGGGAGTGGGCAGGCTTGATCCTAGCGATTTTCTAGGTGAGggatgatcctggcgatcttcttGGGTAACGCGTTCCCCCGGTGTTGTCCCATCCTGACTCAGTCGAGGCGGCGCGATCACTCGGATGATCGCTCGGGGGTCACCTCCGGTCAGTGGCGGACCCAGGAATTTAGAGCAGGGTATGCCCATGGCAAGAAAATATTTGGATGAACAACACAAAACGTTCAGATAAGCATAGATAAAAGATACATATAGTTCAAACTAAATTTGTTCCATAATAAATTGAGATTACAAAATATTGGAAGAAAATTACAATTAAATTTTAACTCTTCGATCCCTCATTGCTTGATAGCGACTGATGATGTCATGATCTTTGACTTGCAAAAAGAACTCACGTTCAATAAACGTGACCAAACAGTCATTCAAGTACTGGTCTCCCATCCTGTTTCTCAACTTGTTCTTCACATAATTCATTATTGAAAACACTCTTTCTACAGTAGCAGTTGCTACAGGTAGCACTAGGACCAATTTGAGAAGTCTGTACACAAGATCATGTTTGGTGTGCTCATTTGCTGAAACAAGCATGACAGAAAGCTCAGCAAGGCTGTTCACTTGTTTAAATCTTTCATCCTCGCGCATATCAGTAATAAAGAGTTGAAGTTGACAAGGTAGATGGTCTAACTCTAGTCTTGAGAAATCATTGGGATAAAATTGAGCTAGCTTAACCAAACTTGCTTTGTCAAAAGCTGCAAATGAATTAGCAGGATTGAATGCTGACATGCAGATAAGCAAATCTGTGTTTACCTCATCAAACCTATCATTCAGCTCTTGAAGTTGTCTATCAATAACACTTAAGAACATGTCCACATGAAAACGGTGCATATTCTTGATTTTCACATAGAACTTCCTGTCTCTTCCAACAGGCCTATAGAAATTGTCCATGACAGGAATTTTGACATTATGCTTGTTGCAAAAAGAATGGACGTCTTTTAGAAACTCATCCCATCCAGCATCCTCCCTCATTTGCTGCAGCTGAATCTTTGTCAGATAAATAAGCTCTACTGCATTAACAATATCTTGATCTCTCTTTTGCAAAGCATGATTCAAATCAGCCGTGTACCCAAGTACATTTCGCATCAAGTGCGCCATGAAAACAAACTCAAATGAATCAAAGATTGTCAACATTGTTTGTGCTTGGTTATACTCCTTCCGTTGAGTTCTATCTGTGCCAACCTTTTTGATAACTTTCCTAATTGAATGATACATTGAGAGAACATGCATAACAGTTTTGTAGTGAGACCCCCAACGAGTATCACCTGGCCTACATAGACTCATCTCTTGATTCTGGCCTTTTCCAGATTCAATGACATCCAACTCTAATTCTTCTACAATTCTTTGTGCTTGTTCTACTCGTAGCATCTGTACCTTCTTACAAGAATTACCAATAAGATTCAACAAGAAGCTAAGCTGATCGAAAAACCAATCACAATCTGGATTTTCCTTAGCAACAGCCACTAGAGTTAATTGAAGCTGATGTGCAAAGCAGTGTACATAATAAGCTGAGGGGCATTCATCCATAATTAGTTTCTTTAAACCATTTGCATGACCTTTCATATTGCTAGCTCCATCATAACCTTGCCCACGTATCATAGACAAACTTAGTGAATGCTCCATAAGCAAGGACTGAATTGCATCTTTAAGTGTCAAAGAGGCAGTGTTTTCAACATGGACAACCCCAAGAAACCTCTCAACTACCTTTCCCTTTTTGTCAACATAGCGCAAACAAAGAGCCAATTGTTCTTTGTCATACACATCACTAGATTCATCAGCTAGTATTGCAAAGAAGTCACTACCAAGGTCTTCCATGATAAGCCAAACCTTGACGCAAAAGAAATTTCAAGCATTTAAGTGAATAGGTCAACCGTGACTTGTACTCGCATTTCTCTTTTTGGGTGATGGAAACAAAGCTCCCAACTATTGTTGCTTTAGGCCTCATAAAGGAATTGTATTTCTCTAGAGCCATATTGTGATAACTATTCACAGCCCCACAATGTCTCTCAATCCTCTTTTTCAAATGCCAATTTCTAAATCCTCCATTCACAAAAGCATCTCCACTACAACAATTTGTTTTATGCTTGAATAAAAAGCACACAAAACAGAAAGCAGCATCTAATTCCACACTGTATTCAAGCCAGCTAAATTCATCAAACCACCAAGCAACAAAGCGTCTAGGTTTACCTCCAATATTCTTGATAGGAAAATCATGGCTGCGTGGTTGACAAGGCCCCAATGCAATATATCCCCTGATCACCGAGTTTCTTTCATTGACAGGATGCCTTCTAATAGGTCTTCTCTTTCCAGGGTCATGATGTAGAGAGCCAATATCATAAACAGCTTCCCCACTTGATTCATAATCAAATTCACCATCTCTGATAGGAGATAAAGGTGAAGGTTCTGTTTCTGCCGCTGCTGTTGTTAACTGAGGTTCATTACTAGCTACCACTGGTTCAATTGAAACCTGATCATTGGGGACAGTGGCTGCTATCTCAGTTTCTGGTTCTCTTGCATTTGGACTATCACTGTTattggttgctgctgctgcctctggTTGATGCTCAACAGAAGGGGTACTTTGAGCTTGAGCATGACTCTCAATACTGATTACTTGTGGTCTTGATGTGGAAGGGGAATCTACATCTACTCTGCGTGCCTTTGCAGCCCTTTCCCACATTGATTTCAGATCAATCGACTTTGACTTCTTCATTTTTTAAGAAACGAAATGCCACTGCCTACAAAGAAACAAATGCGCATCTATAAATTTTGCAATTGAAAATGACATTTAACAGAACATAGCAAAGTGCCAAAGGACAAAGGGATTTGATTTTTGATTACCTCTAAATCGAAGCTAAGAACTCCAAGCTGgggcgcgtcggcggcgcacGCGAGCGTCCGCGCGCGCAGCCGCGCAGGGAGACCGGAAGAGGtaagggcgggcggcgcgctgcGGCGCTGGAGCGGGCGACCTGCTGCGAGCAGCCGCACGGGCGGGCGGCCTGGCGGctggcggcgagcagcagcgcgAGTCGCGCAACGCGATTCCGTCGCGGGGACGAACCGACGAAGCTGCCCTATCCCTACGGCTGGTGGCTGAACTGGGTCGATTGCTTGATGGTGATGGATTGGGGGAGTGGGAAGGCTGCTTTCAGTTTCACACGAATTACAGTCTTAAAATGGCAAAGAAACACACTTTAACCTCTTAAGTACATTATACATGTATATAGTTATTAGAACTACTAATTTTTTTCCCAGAATTGCAGGGTATGCCCGGGAATACCCGGGCACAACAGCCAGGTCCGTCCATGCCTCCTGTCTTGTCCACCGGAGCCTATGTCCCTTGTCCGCAGGACCATCTCGCGTAGCTCTTGTCACCGGACGGCGTGCCCGGTGAGGGGTGTCTTACCGAGGTCTGGCCGGGAGCGTCCGGTCATGCTCGCTGGCATAATGAAATGGTGTGCAGAGGCAACCATCATTACAGCGGGGGGAGGCAGCGTCTGTGGACGCCCCCTCCCGTTGTGTCGCGGGGCCCGCGCGAGCGGCGCTGTCCCCTTGTCAAGGAGTCCAGCTACCTAAGCCCTTGCCGCAGGATAAGGGGAGCTGGCGTCCCGGAGCTTGCACGAGGACAATCTTGGCCGGCATGCCTGTCAGGAGGCGCGGCGTTCTTGGAGCGCACGTCCCGAGTCATCGGCATGGCTCTGACCCGGGGCGCTAGGTtggggggccgccacgtgtcccaggaggTCGGGCTCCCGGACTCGTTGGCTTAGCAGCGAAGGCTGCTCCCTGCGCCGGTTAGCAGGCGTCCCGTTCTCGGCCCATTAAGTTTACTGGGCCTCCCTTCACGAGTCGGGCCTGTCAGGGATCCCGGGTTTACTCCCCCGTCAGAGGCCCCCGAGCGGCTCTGCGATTTTAATAATCGTGGAGCCGC containing:
- the LOC120664077 gene encoding zinc finger MYM-type protein 1-like isoform X2; the encoded protein is MEDLGSDFFAILADESSDVYDKEQLALCLRYVDKKGKVVERFLGVVHVENTASLTLKDAIQSLLMEHSLSLSMIRGQGYDGASNMKGHANGLKKLIMDECPSAYYVHCFAHQLQLTLVAVAKENPDCDWFFDQLSFLLNLIGNSCKKVQMLRVEQAQRIVEELELDVIESGKGQNQEMSLCRPGDTRWGSHYKTVMHVLSMYHSIRKVIKKVGTDRTQRKEYNQAQTMLTIFDSFEFVFMAHLMRNVLGYTADLNHALQKRDQDIVNAVELIYLTKIQLQQMREDAGWDEFLKDVHSFCNKHNVKIPVMDNFYRPVGRDRKFYVKIKNMHRFHVDMFLSVIDRQLQELNDRFDEQMSTPNMILCTDFSNWS
- the LOC120664077 gene encoding zinc finger MYM-type protein 1-like isoform X1, with protein sequence MEDLGSDFFAILADESSDVYDKEQLALCLRYVDKKGKVVERFLGVVHVENTASLTLKDAIQSLLMEHSLSLSMIRGQGYDGASNMKGHANGLKKLIMDECPSAYYVHCFAHQLQLTLVAVAKENPDCDWFFDQLSFLLNLIGNSCKKVQMLRVEQAQRIVEELELDVIESGKGQNQEMSLCRPGDTRWGSHYKTVMHVLSMYHSIRKVIKKVGTDRTQRKEYNQAQTMLTIFDSFEFVFMAHLMRNVLGYTADLNHALQKRDQDIVNAVELIYLTKIQLQQMREDAGWDEFLKDVHSFCNKHNVKIPVMDNFYRPVGRDRKFYVKIKNMHRFHVDMFLSVIDRQLQELNDRFDEVNTDLLICMSAFNPANSFAAFDKASLVKLAQFYPNDFSRLELDHLPCQLQLFITDMREDERFKQVNSLAELSVMLVSANEHTKHDLVYRLLKLVLVLPVATATVERVFSIMNYVKNKLRNRMGDQYLNDCLVTFIEREFFLQVKDHDIISRYQAMRDRRVKI